atcatcgagcttcgtcctcttctgatctggcacatgagcatatgccacacttccgaacactcgaaggtgtgagatgccgggcttccttccactccaagcttcaatgggcgttttgttcttgacacttctagtgggcgagcgatttgatagatagatcgcacagtccactgcctcagcccaaaattccttaggcatccttttgctctttaacatactccgggccatatcaagaatggtcctattttttctttccgcaacaccattttgttgaggtgaatatggaagagttagaggacgtcgtaagccattgttgtcgcaaaattccttgaattccttggatgtgaactctcctccacgatcggatctcaacgcctttatggtatgaccactttgattctccacaaacgcttgaaacttcttgaacattccaaaagcttccgacttttcttttagaaaatagacccatgtctttcgactaaaatcatcaatgaatagaataaaatatctatttttactaaAAGATGGtgggctgatgggtccacacacatccgtgtgaataagttctagaggtttattcgctctactagaagcctctattggaaaactgtttcggaagtgctttcctagaagacATCCCTCACAAATTTGATCCGggtgattaattggaggcaaacccttcaccattcctttacttgataataattttaaccctccaaaatttaagtgcccgtatctcatgtgccaaagccaaaaattatctttgaaacatgcttttaaacatcgtggaatgtcatgttgaatatttagcaagAACATCCTATTcattgacattggcaccttagcaatcaaaccccCTTTTTGGTCTCTCAGATAAAGcctacgatttatcatgtgaatatcatagcctttctctgagagttgtccaatactcagtatatttgtcttcatattaggcacataatacacgttagagataaattgatgccttccatttttcaagcggatgaggatcttacctttgcctttaatcGGGACTTTTGAGGAATCTCCaaaggtgatatttccacttattacctcgtctaactccacaaacatgtttttgtcaccgcacatatggttgcttgcacctgtgtcgagataccacaaatttgattctccgttatcttcacctttgcatgctagtaacaaagtgttttccacggcttcagtatcttcttgtgcaaaatttgctctttcttgcacgtaattgtttgacttctcgcattccgaggcatagtggccaaatttatgacaattatagcatttggtttgagaattgtcataccttggccttctacttgtgtagcctctcccgcgacctcttgtcgggtgaaaatcttgacttctttcttcatttttataagaactataacctccacgtttggaatatccttgccctcgtcctcggccacgtacttgaccacgacctcgttgactcggttgatgagtcttttcactactctcttccttgaaagacagttttgcttgtaaagcttgctccaaaggctccttatttttcttattgaacctctcttcatgggcttgtagtgaacccatgagttcatctatagtcattgattctagatctttagattcttcgatggctacgactatatagtcgaattttgaatataatgatctaagaatcttctcaatgactcttacatcacttagagtttcaccattcctctttaattgattgacaaccgccaagactcttgtaaaataatcagaaattgattctgagtctttcttatttaaggattcgaactcacctcgtagtgtttgtagtcgaacctttttcaccttatcaactcccttataagaattctccaagatctcccatgctttcttggcggtggttgcacttgcaattttctcaaaagctccatcatctacactttgttggatgatggaaagagccttttgatcgttcgtcttcattaattttttctccttgccgagaggacctttttctgcaggttcctcatagccttcctccacaatctcccataagtcttgtccacctaggaaggtcttcatttggatgctccatcgatcataattatcctttgtgaggcgaggaaacgtgatgacattgttggccatcatcttgtcgaaccaagctcttgataccaatttgttggaaataggaggttatgtatattatttgtgaaagagtggattgatgatttttagaagttagattgatcttgaaagcttttcttttattgcttattgcttgctttgcttgattacaaatgaggggtgaagccctctatttatactactcaatggagtagtctagatcactccatcatctactactatctagatatttcctagtatttctagacctagatattttacaagattattctacacacattctacacactttcactactacatattacaagaagcttctacataatgggctataatcttgatccaaaatatttgtatacttgcaagcccaaatctaaaacacatagcccaaaatcaagtttagtttccaacatatTTGTCGTTACCTTATTCAGCCTTTTGAGATCCCGATAGCTCATTTCACGATATCCTTCTGCTAGTTTTTCTTCTATTGCTTCACTGATGACAGCAGCAGCTACCGCTTTTGTTATATCACGTATCCTGGAAATACAAACgtaacatatgcataaaatgattgTTAACATTACATATTTCATATAAACTTCTGTTACAATTCACAGAGTTAATATTGTACCTTGATATTGGAGGGAATATAATTCCTTTGAGAACCTCATCCTCAGTCATAGATTCAGCTAGGCTGTAGTTTTGCAAAATATGTTACAGTACAAgtagtatatattgaccctatagggaggttttaacggattcgttcacggacctccacccaggaacactgcccgaatggatgtgttcccgggtaccgtcgatcgggttcgggtttccgcccgaacgtgtatgatacgtgcaaatgatgagggacgttgaaataaatgatctactgatgccaaaaaatgttgttaaaaaaaaaggtttttgtttttttcttttaaaaaaaaagaaaaagaaaaaaaaaacagtagTTATTACGGGTCAGGTAGACCCGAAAGGCCGAAATGATGCTTTTTTATTAATCGTGTCTCAAGTATATTTACAGGGAACTATTATTTGAAATTATAGTCTAAAATTTTGAAACGTATAATTTAGTATGTATTATACAAATTTGGGTCACATTTGATCCGTTTGACATATTAGAATCATTTCCTTTTTAAGCAACACTTTTTGACCCGTTATTAATGATAACCTCATTTGTAAGTATATGAGTCAAAATTGACACCTTTAGTAGACACATCGAAAGTTACTCGAGTTAGGGAACCTGTGTTGGTTTGATAAAAAAAGAAAAGAATATTACCATTCAGCTGCAGCCTGTAACATGCCGTCTGAGATTATTCTAGCACCTGATAGAAGAGTACCAAGACCAATACTGCAGATCACGAGTTAGTCACATAcgcaaaatttttaaataaaaatatgaaTTTTCTTATCAGCGTTTAGAGTAACAAACTGACCCAGGAAAAAGATACATATTATTTCCTTGATTGCTGTAGCCAATATCTCCACTTCCTGTAATCAACAAGATATATAATTGTAAAACTGACATACGCAACAAATTGCGCAATAAAAGAAACATCGTGACCAACCAAGATCTACATCCTTAAATGGGCTTCCACTTGCATATATGATGTTTTTGCCCACAATAGAAAACGCTTCTTCAGGTGTGCATTCAACTGTGTCATCATCAAACATATCTAAAACATTAGGATCTCACATATGCATGCTTACTGAATGGGTCAAGTGGTATCAACCGTACCATTGGTTGTGGGATTTGACATTGCGAATATTGCTGGTCTATTTGAAGTCGAACCTTTAAATGCTTCTAGCACCTAAACAGAACAATATATGAAcatataaataaagatatataaacTTAGTCTTCTTATGCATATACTAAAAATATCACATCATACCTCCTTAGAAAACAAACCACCAACTGCAGACAACCCAAGGAGTACATCAGGCTTTACCTCTTGTACCTGATTAGCATAACAATATTTGATAAATAGAGTGTCCCTTAAGTAACCTATAAGGTAGAAATTGAACTTACCACTTCTACAAGACTTGCTCCTTCCCTTAATCCTCTGCGGTTAATTTCTTTCGCGTTCCTTGCAAACGGCTTGACATCATTGTCGATATTTTCACGTTTCTCTGTGATTAAACCCTGATTAAACAGAGGCGGACATGTATCAGGGGTGGCAATTTGGGTGGGTCCAGTGGCGGATCTAGAATAGTAGGCACTGGTGTCACCGGTTAAAAACTCAAATTTTTTTCTACTAGATGGTTTATTTTATTGTTGTCACTCAAAAAAACTACACTATACACTGGCGTCACTAgttaaaaacccaaaaaaaaattcTATTACATCGCGTATTTCACTGGTGTCCCATGCTATCACTCAACATATGGTAGGTCCGCCCCAGGTGGGTCGGTGATTTGTGGTAACGGGTCAAAATAGGTATAGATCAAAATCAATTCAGTAGTTATTAGCACGGATCAAAATGGGCTGGGTTGGGCAGACCAAGATGCACATTTATTCTTCTTTTTTCTGTTAATGGTCCACAAATAATTGATGTGACATATCTAGTTACAACTATATTACAAGACCTTTGTTAACCCTAATGACTTTCAACCAGTTCAACCCACTTGCCCGTTCTTGTTAGCTACATATAGCTTAATATATGACCCACCAGAGATAAAATATTGCCTAAATCGATCCATTtgtatataaatgggtcgaaattaccgCCTTTGATAATACAAGTATATACATACATCAGCATCAACTACCCAGAACTGGTTTCGTGCACTCTCAAAAGCTTGTTTATTATTTCCCAACATTCTTGCCATTGTTCTTCTGGCTGCCTTCAGAACCCCAACTCCTGCACTGTAGTAGTTGCAAAATATCAAGTACACAGCTTAATTATAATTAGCCTAAATCACAATTTATAATCTTCTATAACAATATACATATGAAGTACTTAAGCATCTTAATTCAAATATTAAACGCTTCATACCTTCCAGCACCAGCGACGACAATATTTTGCTTTGGGAAGTCAATCATCATCTTATCTTGTGCTCTTACAGATCCTAAAAGACCCGCAACTGCAACTCCTGCTGTTCCCTGCACGTTAATTCAACGGCGAGTTATGCAtaaagttgtaaggttttccctgttcgggttacccgggaagggcgagtaatccgaccccatactctagtgtacgcagcccatcaggaatactccctggctgtttccaacccttccctggccaccccaagaattgaacctgagacctcttgcaaggatctcagggccccaaccacttggGCTACCTTGGGATGGTTCGAGTTATGCATATTATTGAAAAATCACGTTTTGTTATCTCCATTTTGATATAAAGTTGTAAGTGTACCTGGACATCATCGTTGAACATTCTGTAGGTATACCTGTAGCGTTCCAGTAACGTTGAGGCCCACTTGGTTTGAAAGTCTTCAAACTAAAATAAAACTACACACGATAAGCATCTTctttttatttgtaaaaaaaaaaagacggtgaatCTAAAACAACTTATTGATATTAGGTTGTAATACCTGTACTATGACGTGGGGCCAACGATTGAACACAGCCTCCATAAGTTCATCGATAATGGAAACGTACTCCTCGCCTTCAAGACGGTGTTCTTGCAATCCTAAATCTTGAAAATGGAGCAAATCAACTGATGAGATATTAACCAACAATAACTGTTATGCATCAGCAGTTTTATTTAAGCGAGTATAAAGATTGTTACATAGAGGGTCTTCAAGAAGGGTCTCATTATTAGTTCCAACATCAATCATGATAGGAAGCACCtattacattaaaaaaaaaaaaatcagtaaAAAGTTATAAGCTGGTGGATAAAAAAAAATAGATATTTAGAAAAAGATTACTCTTTGAGGATTTATTCCGGCTGCAGCGACATATAAATCCAACTTCCCTATTGCAATGCCGATCCCCTGTACGCCTAGATCACCGAGACCCAAGATTCTGCTTCCATCAGTAACAACAATCATATCAACCTATGCAAAACACAAGGCTTTAGTACACATGGGTAACTAAATATATGAAGTAGACTGTTATCTGAAGGAGGGACGATCCAAGAAAAAATTGATAACCATGAAGACTACCAATGCAAAAAACAAATTTAGGGACGTACTATATCCGCAAATGTTTAACAAACCACAAGGACTATTCGCGTAATTTTATCATAATAGTTTTACCGTGATACACAGAGTAACAAACCTGATCAGCAGGCCAGTTATAAACCATTGACATCATTTCTCCACGATCAGCTGCGCTGAAATACATCCCCCGTGGTCTTCTGAATAATCCGCTGTATTTTTGGCAAACGAGTCCTACGGTTGGAGTGTACACTATAGGGGCGTACTCCTTGATTTGATTTATGAGAATCTGTCATCACATAAATAattaactctttttttttttttttttttttttttttttttttttaagagtacGGCAAAGTACGTACATTTGTAACGAGTGACAATAAAACTA
The window above is part of the Rutidosis leptorrhynchoides isolate AG116_Rl617_1_P2 chromosome 1, CSIRO_AGI_Rlap_v1, whole genome shotgun sequence genome. Proteins encoded here:
- the LOC139874992 gene encoding NAD-dependent malic enzyme, mitochondrial-like; the encoded protein is MSNFYTKIRLSSNQIRNVSYRISRSFTTTECHRPTIINKKGVDILHNPWFNKGTAFSMTERDRLELRGLLPTNIMTDQQQIERFKMDLKKLETNTVDGPSDTIALAKWRILNRLHDRNETMYYKILINQIKEYAPIVYTPTVGLVCQKYSGLFRRPRGMYFSAADRGEMMSMVYNWPADQVDMIVVTDGSRILGLGDLGVQGIGIAIGKLDLYVAAAGINPQRVLPIMIDVGTNNETLLEDPLYLGLQEHRLEGEEYVSIIDELMEAVFNRWPHVIVQFEDFQTKWASTLLERYRYTYRMFNDDVQGTAGVAVAGLLGSVRAQDKMMIDFPKQNIVVAGAGSAGVGVLKAARRTMARMLGNNKQAFESARNQFWVVDADGLITEKRENIDNDVKPFARNAKEINRRGLREGASLVEVVQEVKPDVLLGLSAVGGLFSKEVLEAFKGSTSNRPAIFAMSNPTTNVECTPEEAFSIVGKNIIYASGSPFKDVDLGSGDIGYSNQGNNMYLFPGIGLGTLLSGARIISDGMLQAAAECLAESMTEDEVLKGIIFPPISRIRDITKAVAAAVISEAIEEKLAEGYREMSYRDLKRLNKEEILLHVENNMWKPDYPTLIYKCD